The following are encoded in a window of Pseudalgibacter alginicilyticus genomic DNA:
- a CDS encoding acetyl-CoA carboxylase carboxyltransferase subunit alpha, translating to MEYLEFELPIKELEDQLLKCKLIGEESEVDVTETCSQIETKLKETQKEIYKNLTPWQRVQMSRHPNRPYTLDYIKAICGDSFLELHGDRGFKDDKAMIGGLGKIGNQSFMFIGQQKGFNTKTRQYRNFGMANPEGYRKALRLMKSAEKFGIPVVTILDTPGAYPGLEAEERGQGEAIARNILEMTRLKVPIITIIIGEGASGGALGIGVGDTVLMLENTWYSVISPESCSSILWRSWEFKEQAAEALKLTASDMKKLKMVDEIIKEPLGGAHRNREKTFEIVSNAIVKSFENLKNLSPTELVKNRMDKYANMGVFKG from the coding sequence ATGGAATATTTAGAATTTGAACTCCCAATAAAAGAACTTGAAGATCAATTACTAAAATGTAAGCTTATTGGAGAAGAGAGTGAAGTGGATGTTACAGAAACCTGTTCTCAAATAGAAACAAAATTAAAAGAAACTCAAAAGGAAATATATAAAAATTTAACGCCGTGGCAGCGTGTACAAATGTCTCGTCATCCTAACAGACCTTATACTTTAGATTATATTAAGGCTATTTGTGGAGATTCCTTTTTAGAACTTCATGGTGATAGAGGTTTTAAAGATGATAAAGCCATGATTGGAGGTTTAGGTAAAATTGGCAATCAAAGTTTTATGTTTATAGGGCAACAAAAAGGATTCAATACTAAAACACGTCAGTATAGAAATTTTGGAATGGCTAACCCTGAAGGTTATCGCAAAGCTTTACGCTTGATGAAATCTGCTGAAAAATTTGGTATTCCTGTTGTTACTATTTTAGATACACCTGGGGCATATCCTGGTCTGGAGGCTGAAGAACGTGGACAGGGAGAAGCGATTGCTCGTAATATTTTGGAAATGACCCGTTTAAAAGTGCCTATCATAACTATTATTATTGGAGAAGGAGCCTCTGGTGGAGCATTAGGAATTGGCGTAGGAGATACCGTTTTAATGTTAGAAAATACTTGGTATTCAGTAATTTCACCTGAATCTTGTTCTTCAATTCTTTGGAGAAGTTGGGAATTTAAGGAACAAGCAGCAGAAGCTTTAAAATTAACAGCTTCTGATATGAAAAAGCTTAAAATGGTAGATGAAATTATCAAAGAACCACTTGGAGGCGCTCATAGAAACAGAGAAAAAACATTTGAAATTGTTAGCAATGCTATTGTGAAATCTTTTGAGAATCTTAAAAACTTATCACCAACCGAATTGGTGAAAAATCGTATGGATAAATATGCTAATATGGGTGTGTTTAAAGGCTAA
- the tgt gene encoding tRNA guanosine(34) transglycosylase Tgt: MKFELKAKDLQSKARAATIKTDHGVIETPIFMPVGTVASVKGVHQRELKQDINPDIILGNTYHLYLRPQTPILEQAGGIHKFMNWDRNILTDSGGYQVYSLSSNRKIKEEGVKFKSHIDGSYHTFTPENVMEIQRSIGADIIMAFDECTPYPCEYNYAKRSMHMTHRWLDRCISHLKKTPLKYDYNQAFFPIVQGSTYKDLRKQSAEYIANTGAVGNAIGGLSVGEPAEEMYAMTEVVCEVLPEDKPRYLMGVGTPINILENIALGIDMFDCVMPTRNARNGMLFTAHGTVNIKNLKWANDFSPVDAMGITFVDTDYSKAYLRHLFSVNERLGAQIATIHNLGFYLWLVREARKHILAGDFRVWKDMMVKQMDKRL, from the coding sequence ATGAAATTTGAATTAAAAGCAAAAGATTTACAAAGTAAAGCAAGGGCAGCAACTATAAAAACAGACCACGGTGTTATAGAAACTCCCATTTTTATGCCAGTAGGTACGGTGGCTTCTGTAAAAGGGGTGCACCAAAGAGAATTAAAGCAGGATATTAATCCAGATATTATTCTTGGTAATACATATCATTTATACCTGCGACCTCAAACACCTATTTTGGAACAAGCAGGAGGGATTCATAAATTCATGAATTGGGACAGAAATATTTTAACAGATTCTGGTGGGTATCAAGTGTATTCATTGTCTTCAAACAGAAAGATAAAAGAAGAAGGTGTTAAGTTTAAATCACATATTGATGGTAGTTACCATACATTTACACCAGAAAATGTTATGGAAATTCAACGTTCTATTGGAGCAGATATTATCATGGCTTTTGATGAATGTACGCCCTATCCATGTGAATATAATTATGCCAAACGTTCTATGCATATGACGCATCGCTGGTTGGATAGGTGTATCAGTCATTTAAAAAAAACACCACTTAAATATGATTATAATCAGGCTTTCTTTCCTATAGTTCAAGGAAGTACCTATAAAGATTTACGAAAACAATCAGCTGAATATATAGCTAATACTGGGGCGGTTGGGAATGCTATAGGTGGTTTATCTGTTGGTGAGCCTGCAGAAGAGATGTATGCGATGACAGAGGTGGTTTGTGAAGTTTTGCCAGAAGATAAACCCCGATATTTGATGGGAGTAGGAACTCCTATCAACATTTTAGAAAATATTGCCCTAGGTATTGATATGTTTGACTGCGTTATGCCCACAAGAAATGCTAGAAATGGGATGTTGTTTACAGCACACGGTACAGTTAATATTAAAAACCTAAAATGGGCCAATGACTTTTCACCAGTTGATGCTATGGGGATAACTTTTGTAGATACAGATTATTCAAAAGCATATTTACGTCATTTGTTTTCTGTAAATGAAAGGTTAGGAGCTCAAATAGCTACAATTCATAATTTAGGATTTTATTTGTGGTTGGTTAGAGAGGCAAGAAAACATATCTTAGCAGGAGATTTTAGAGTATGGAAAGATATGATGGTAAAACAAATGGATAAGCGATTATAG
- a CDS encoding RNA-binding S4 domain-containing protein, with the protein MRIDKYLWCIRYYKTRTIATTACKKGHVKVNNDVVKPSREVYPQDKIDIRKDQINYKITVNDLPDSRVGAKLVDIYRTDNTPKEQFKAQELLKFAKDYYRKKGTGRPTKKDRRDIDDYADENE; encoded by the coding sequence ATGCGAATTGATAAGTATTTATGGTGTATTAGATATTACAAAACCCGAACTATTGCTACAACGGCATGTAAAAAAGGACATGTAAAAGTAAATAATGATGTTGTTAAACCCAGTAGAGAAGTTTATCCTCAAGATAAAATAGACATCAGGAAAGACCAAATTAATTATAAAATTACTGTAAACGACCTACCTGACAGTAGAGTTGGCGCAAAATTAGTGGATATTTATAGAACAGATAACACGCCTAAAGAACAATTTAAAGCTCAAGAATTATTAAAATTCGCTAAAGATTATTACAGAAAAAAAGGAACTGGAAGACCTACGAAAAAAGATAGAAGAGATATAGATGATTATGCTGATGAAAATGAGTAA
- a CDS encoding helix-turn-helix domain-containing protein, whose product MTNFNVNLQDYLQHLVNEAVQNSIPKTVQATAELLKQDLPKNNPDDLLTPKEASDILKCSITTLWRYEQSGKVNSLTIGGKRLYKRSDLFNALNK is encoded by the coding sequence ATGACAAATTTTAATGTAAACCTACAAGACTATTTACAGCACTTAGTAAATGAAGCTGTACAAAATTCAATTCCTAAAACGGTACAAGCAACCGCAGAACTTCTAAAACAGGATTTACCTAAAAATAATCCTGATGACCTTCTTACACCAAAAGAGGCTTCAGATATTTTAAAATGTTCTATTACCACCCTCTGGAGGTACGAACAATCAGGTAAAGTAAACAGCTTAACTATAGGAGGTAAACGTCTCTATAAGCGTTCAGATTTGTTTAATGCATTAAATAAATAA
- a CDS encoding AAA family ATPase, translated as MNTANIHSLNNAIPNIQDKYNQLVTVAQENSSIGIDDLLTEVETLENGFLNSDESKGLFTVKPANKWIELAKTRPIPKMLFGELWFENELCILFADTNLGKSILAVQIGNSISKGEFINGFTLEAIKQPILYFDFELSDKQFENRYSINFDQHYNFDDNFIRVEINPDADIPANETFESYLNNSLERSIIDTDAKILIIDNLTYLKNETEKSKDALPLMKHLKALKSKYGLSILALAHTPKRDLTKPITRNDLAGSKMLINFVVICFSIGESNTDKQLRYIKQIKARNTEIIYDTENVAVCQIDKPHNFLEFEFVDYGNENEHLRQVSKEDKEMLESNIIELKSSNPNISFGDIAKQLGTNKMKVKRTLDKYSKS; from the coding sequence ATGAACACAGCAAATATTCATAGTCTTAATAATGCAATTCCTAATATACAAGACAAATATAATCAATTAGTTACGGTTGCACAAGAAAATTCAAGTATTGGAATTGATGACCTTTTAACCGAGGTTGAAACCTTAGAAAATGGGTTTCTAAATTCAGATGAAAGTAAAGGTTTGTTTACTGTCAAGCCAGCTAATAAATGGATTGAATTAGCTAAAACAAGACCTATACCAAAAATGTTATTTGGTGAACTATGGTTTGAAAATGAACTTTGTATTCTGTTTGCAGATACTAATTTAGGTAAATCTATATTAGCTGTGCAAATAGGTAATAGTATAAGTAAAGGCGAGTTTATAAATGGTTTTACTTTAGAAGCTATAAAACAACCTATTTTATATTTTGATTTTGAACTTTCAGATAAACAATTTGAAAATAGATATTCTATAAATTTTGACCAGCATTATAATTTTGATGACAATTTTATTAGAGTAGAAATTAATCCTGATGCAGATATACCAGCAAATGAAACTTTTGAGAGTTATCTAAACAATTCATTAGAACGTAGTATAATAGATACAGATGCAAAAATTCTAATAATAGATAATCTTACTTACCTAAAAAATGAAACTGAAAAGTCTAAAGATGCTTTGCCATTAATGAAGCATTTAAAAGCTTTAAAAAGTAAATACGGACTTTCAATTTTAGCATTAGCACATACGCCCAAAAGAGATTTAACTAAGCCTATAACTAGGAATGATTTAGCTGGTAGTAAAATGCTTATAAACTTTGTAGTTATTTGTTTTTCTATAGGTGAAAGTAATACAGATAAACAGCTTAGATATATTAAACAAATTAAAGCACGTAACACAGAAATTATATACGATACTGAAAATGTTGCAGTCTGTCAAATAGATAAGCCTCATAACTTTTTAGAATTTGAATTTGTTGATTATGGTAATGAGAATGAACATTTAAGACAGGTATCAAAAGAAGATAAAGAAATGTTAGAATCAAATATTATTGAGTTGAAAAGTAGTAATCCGAATATAAGTTTTGGAGATATAGCCAAGCAACTAGGAACTAACAAAATGAAGGTTAAAAGAACTTTAGATAAATATAGTAAATCGTAA
- a CDS encoding shikimate kinase → MILVLIGYMASGKSTIGRILAKKLDYDFIDLDDFIEEKEKMAVSSVFKTKGEIYFRKIESQYLKEIISEKANIVLSLGGGTPCYNSNMDVILNANNVKSVYLKASIKTLIDRLKNEKSKRPLVAHIETDEVLTEFIGKHLFERGQYYNQASKVVSTDDKAETVIIDELLFELF, encoded by the coding sequence ATGATTTTAGTTTTAATTGGGTATATGGCTTCTGGAAAATCTACAATAGGTAGAATTTTAGCTAAGAAATTAGATTATGATTTTATTGATTTAGATGATTTTATTGAAGAGAAAGAAAAAATGGCTGTTTCAAGCGTTTTTAAAACTAAAGGCGAAATATATTTTAGAAAAATAGAATCTCAATATTTAAAAGAAATTATTTCTGAAAAAGCTAACATTGTTTTATCACTTGGAGGAGGTACACCCTGTTATAATAGCAATATGGATGTTATTTTAAACGCTAATAATGTTAAAAGTGTTTACTTAAAGGCGTCAATAAAAACATTAATAGATAGATTGAAGAATGAAAAAAGTAAGCGTCCATTAGTAGCGCATATAGAAACAGATGAAGTATTGACTGAATTTATAGGAAAACACCTGTTTGAACGCGGACAATATTATAATCAAGCTTCAAAAGTAGTTTCTACGGATGATAAAGCAGAAACAGTTATAATAGATGAGTTGCTTTTTGAATTATTCTAA
- a CDS encoding outer membrane beta-barrel protein, whose product MKKTDNLHKNLKNHFSTGKLILLGLTLTLLSFTGYAQTVNGVGFKGGLNYNGNGDYFESIGDNAQHPDRSVGYHLGLFGKIGNKVYFRPEVVYTATKSDYNDDSFKMQKLDAPLLVGIKVLGPVSVFAGPSFQYILDTEFDGIAINDVENDFSVGLNFGIGLNINKFGIDLRYERGFSDNEATFINDNIVSTGSRIDTRPDQLILSLSLIL is encoded by the coding sequence ATGAAAAAAACGGATAATCTACACAAAAATTTAAAAAATCATTTTTCAACAGGTAAACTTATTCTATTAGGATTAACCCTTACATTATTATCCTTTACTGGTTATGCACAAACAGTTAATGGCGTTGGTTTTAAAGGAGGCTTAAATTATAATGGCAATGGTGATTATTTTGAATCTATTGGAGATAACGCGCAACACCCTGATAGAAGTGTTGGCTACCATTTAGGACTTTTTGGTAAGATAGGAAACAAAGTATATTTTAGACCAGAAGTAGTTTATACCGCCACTAAAAGTGATTACAATGATGACAGTTTCAAAATGCAAAAATTAGATGCACCTCTATTGGTTGGTATTAAAGTGTTAGGTCCTGTTAGCGTTTTTGCTGGACCATCATTCCAATACATATTAGATACTGAATTTGATGGCATTGCTATTAATGACGTTGAAAATGATTTTAGTGTAGGCCTTAATTTTGGTATTGGGCTTAACATTAACAAATTTGGTATTGATTTAAGATACGAGCGAGGATTTAGCGACAATGAAGCTACTTTTATAAATGACAATATTGTTAGTACTGGTAGTCGAATAGACACACGCCCTGATCAATTGATTTTAAGTTTATCTCTTATACTTTGA
- a CDS encoding phosphoribosyltransferase domain-containing protein, with translation MTVKNNILNHNEINHKIRRIAFQIYENNANEKEVILAGIDSNGYIFAKKLKAVLKKVSEIDPILCKVSIDKKNPLSEVKTSIPESDYKNKSVVLVDDVLNSGTTLIYGVKHFLNVPLKQFKTAVLVNRNHKKYPVKADFKGISLSTSLHEHIEVVLKGDQFEVYLE, from the coding sequence ATGACTGTTAAGAATAACATACTGAATCATAACGAGATTAATCATAAAATAAGACGTATCGCCTTTCAGATATACGAAAATAATGCCAATGAAAAAGAAGTTATTTTAGCTGGTATTGATAGCAATGGCTACATTTTTGCAAAAAAATTAAAAGCTGTACTAAAAAAAGTTTCTGAAATAGACCCAATACTTTGTAAAGTTAGTATTGATAAAAAAAATCCGCTATCAGAAGTTAAAACATCTATTCCAGAGTCTGATTACAAAAACAAATCGGTTGTATTAGTTGATGATGTTTTAAATTCAGGAACCACCTTAATTTATGGTGTCAAACATTTTTTAAATGTTCCTTTGAAACAATTTAAAACCGCAGTTTTGGTAAATAGAAATCATAAAAAATACCCTGTTAAAGCTGACTTTAAAGGTATTTCTTTATCAACCTCTTTACACGAACACATAGAAGTTGTTTTAAAAGGAGATCAATTTGAAGTCTATTTAGAATAA
- a CDS encoding LptF/LptG family permease, translating into MKILDWYILKRYLLTFLMMLLLFIPIGITVHLAEKIGKILENEVPLGEVLIYLYDFTIYFANILFPLFLFLSVIWFTSKLANNTEIIAFLSSGVSFSRFLRPYLIGASIIAFMALMLGLFLAPDASKGFNEFDFKYFHPTRKDSQDQNVYRQINDNDFIYVSSFNTKSKLGYNFTLEHFEDNVLTYKIDAKSIKYVEEDTVYVLTDYVKRHVGEFEDVIERAKRKDTLFDFEVKDLVPVIYEAEILPYDELVEFIDKEEKRGSSNIGRYQLVKYRKWSLPVAIFILTIIAVSVSAMKRRGGMGVNLAVGICIAMVFVFFDKIFGVMAEQSNFSPMIAVWFPNVIFGVLAAYLLYNAKR; encoded by the coding sequence ATGAAAATACTTGATTGGTACATATTAAAACGTTATTTACTTACATTTTTAATGATGTTATTACTGTTTATTCCAATTGGAATAACAGTACACTTAGCTGAAAAAATTGGGAAAATACTTGAAAACGAAGTACCATTAGGAGAAGTGCTTATATATCTTTATGATTTTACTATTTATTTTGCAAACATACTTTTTCCCTTGTTTTTGTTTCTGTCTGTTATTTGGTTTACTTCAAAATTAGCAAACAATACAGAAATTATAGCATTTTTAAGTTCGGGGGTCTCGTTTTCAAGATTTTTAAGGCCATATTTAATAGGAGCAAGTATTATTGCCTTTATGGCACTTATGTTAGGGCTGTTTTTAGCCCCTGATGCGAGTAAAGGTTTTAATGAATTTGATTTTAAATATTTCCATCCTACCCGAAAGGATAGTCAAGATCAAAATGTTTATAGGCAAATTAATGACAACGATTTTATTTATGTAAGTAGTTTTAATACGAAATCAAAATTGGGTTATAATTTCACATTAGAACATTTTGAAGACAATGTTTTAACCTATAAAATAGATGCTAAATCTATTAAATATGTAGAAGAGGATACTGTTTATGTATTAACAGATTATGTAAAACGCCATGTGGGTGAATTTGAGGATGTAATAGAAAGGGCAAAAAGGAAAGATACTTTATTTGATTTTGAAGTTAAAGATTTGGTGCCTGTAATTTATGAAGCTGAAATTCTTCCTTATGACGAATTGGTGGAATTTATTGATAAAGAAGAAAAAAGAGGGTCTTCAAATATTGGTAGGTATCAACTTGTAAAATACAGAAAGTGGAGTTTGCCTGTTGCCATATTTATATTAACTATAATCGCGGTATCAGTATCTGCTATGAAGCGCCGAGGCGGTATGGGAGTTAACTTAGCGGTGGGTATTTGTATAGCTATGGTGTTTGTGTTTTTTGATAAAATTTTTGGTGTTATGGCAGAGCAATCTAATTTTTCTCCCATGATAGCCGTATGGTTTCCAAATGTTATTTTTGGTGTGTTAGCAGCTTATCTTCTGTACAATGCTAAACGCTAA
- a CDS encoding FKBP-type peptidyl-prolyl cis-trans isomerase produces the protein MKLKKIIVAFVCVAMGFIACKKDDEDEYIEVELRDRTEQQITDNDSIVTYLKSHYYNAGTFENTNGSIADLIITEVDGEIPDPENNKLLFGSAALDSIQVTYAETLYNVYYLTLNEGAGETPTFADNVRVNYEGYTLDENVFDSSVNPVEFDLTGAIAGWRKILPLFKTAEGFVENGDGTVSYSNHGAGVMFVPSGLGYFASGSTNISSYSPLVFKFDLFEMQENDHDNDGVPSWKEDLNGDGEFFTTDDDELDDTDGDGTLNIIDTDDDGDGVPTIREDIDGDGDPTNDIGKNGIPRYLDPEETEANIL, from the coding sequence ATGAAATTAAAAAAAATAATAGTAGCTTTTGTATGTGTTGCCATGGGATTTATTGCTTGTAAAAAAGATGATGAAGATGAATATATAGAAGTAGAACTCAGAGACAGAACTGAACAACAAATTACTGACAATGATTCTATTGTTACATATTTAAAATCGCATTATTACAACGCGGGTACATTTGAAAACACAAATGGAAGTATTGCAGATTTAATTATAACTGAAGTAGATGGAGAAATTCCTGACCCAGAAAATAACAAATTATTGTTTGGATCAGCTGCTTTAGATAGTATACAAGTTACCTATGCTGAAACACTATATAATGTTTATTATCTTACGTTAAATGAAGGTGCCGGAGAAACCCCAACCTTTGCAGACAATGTGCGAGTAAATTATGAAGGATATACATTGGATGAAAATGTGTTTGATAGTTCAGTTAATCCCGTAGAGTTTGATTTAACAGGAGCTATTGCAGGATGGCGAAAAATATTGCCATTATTTAAAACTGCAGAGGGATTTGTGGAAAATGGAGATGGTACGGTTAGTTATTCAAATCATGGTGCAGGTGTTATGTTTGTACCTTCAGGGTTAGGTTATTTTGCCAGTGGTTCAACTAATATTTCATCATACTCTCCATTAGTTTTTAAGTTTGATTTATTTGAAATGCAAGAGAATGATCATGACAATGATGGTGTACCATCTTGGAAAGAAGACTTAAATGGTGATGGCGAATTTTTCACAACAGATGATGATGAATTAGATGATACTGATGGCGATGGTACCCTTAATATAATTGATACTGACGACGATGGCGATGGTGTACCAACCATTAGGGAGGATATTGATGGCGATGGTGACCCAACTAACGACATTGGTAAAAATGGTATTCCCAGGTATTTAGATCCTGAAGAAACAGAAGCAAATATTTTATAA
- a CDS encoding DMT family transporter gives MLNAKIKNHLHLHFLVLIAGFTAILGELISIDAIPLVWFRMLFTVVLMFLYIKITKINIKISSKSLAKLAIAGIVIALHWMAFFGSIKVSNISIALGMFSTGAFFASIIEPIVYKRKIIWYEIIIGLFVVFGVFIITQNEFEYIYGIFLGLISAFLSSLFAVLNGKFLEKHSATVISFYEFLSGVLFISIFIFFLEKPFSIEFFNLDFLDYGYLFVLASVCSAYAFIASVHVMKVISPYTVVLSYNLEPIYGILIAMYLFPEQEKMSTSFYYGAAIIIIMVILNVILKNLRFLKRKRS, from the coding sequence ATGCTAAACGCTAAAATAAAAAATCATCTTCATTTACATTTTTTAGTTTTAATAGCTGGTTTTACGGCTATTTTAGGAGAATTAATTTCTATTGATGCCATTCCTTTGGTTTGGTTTAGAATGCTTTTTACGGTTGTTTTAATGTTTTTATATATTAAAATAACTAAAATTAATATAAAAATAAGCTCCAAATCCTTAGCTAAATTAGCAATAGCAGGAATTGTTATAGCGCTACATTGGATGGCATTTTTTGGATCGATAAAAGTATCTAATATTTCCATAGCATTAGGGATGTTTTCTACAGGCGCTTTTTTTGCTTCAATTATAGAGCCTATTGTTTACAAGCGAAAAATTATTTGGTATGAAATTATAATAGGGCTTTTTGTTGTTTTTGGTGTTTTTATTATCACCCAAAATGAATTTGAATATATATATGGTATTTTTTTAGGATTAATTTCAGCTTTTTTGTCGTCTTTATTTGCAGTACTTAATGGCAAGTTTTTAGAAAAACATAGTGCTACAGTTATTTCATTTTATGAGTTTTTAAGTGGTGTTTTATTTATTTCAATTTTTATATTTTTTTTAGAAAAACCTTTTTCTATTGAATTCTTTAATTTAGATTTCTTAGATTATGGATATCTATTTGTTTTGGCATCAGTTTGTTCGGCTTATGCTTTTATAGCTTCTGTCCATGTCATGAAAGTTATCAGCCCATATACCGTTGTTTTAAGTTATAATTTAGAACCTATTTATGGTATTCTGATTGCTATGTATCTTTTTCCAGAGCAAGAAAAAATGAGTACTTCTTTTTATTACGGTGCAGCCATTATTATTATCATGGTTATACTAAATGTAATATTGAAAAATTTAAGATTTCTAAAAAGAAAACGTTCATAA
- a CDS encoding DUF6371 domain-containing protein, which produces MKDYRYILEPYKGIKTRYRCPACNKSGVFTKYIDTYTNEHLSDVVGACNRLLKCGYHYTPKQYLSDNNIQNVTPVTRVTPVTKCYEKPSYIDNNIVVKSISSKAPNYFLDFLTNHWNKEVSNELADVYKIGTSKHWNGANVFYQIDSNNKVRTGKIMLYNAINGKRVKEPYSHITWVHKVLKHDNFNLKQCLFGEHLINTDISKPIAICESEKTAIIASVYLPEFIWLACGGLNNLNKTNTKVLKGRNVVLFPDAGCYDIWNNKMPQLSHLATFKMSTLIRDKATKEDKKQGLDIADYLLKIR; this is translated from the coding sequence ATGAAAGATTATAGATACATATTAGAACCATATAAAGGAATAAAAACTCGTTACCGTTGCCCAGCGTGTAATAAATCAGGGGTGTTTACTAAGTATATTGATACCTATACAAATGAACATTTAAGCGATGTTGTAGGTGCTTGTAATAGGCTTTTAAAATGTGGTTATCACTATACACCAAAACAATATTTAAGTGATAATAATATACAGAATGTTACACCTGTTACACGAGTTACACCAGTTACAAAGTGTTACGAAAAGCCAAGTTATATTGATAATAATATAGTGGTTAAAAGTATATCTAGTAAAGCACCTAATTACTTTTTAGATTTTTTAACCAATCATTGGAATAAAGAGGTATCAAATGAATTAGCAGATGTTTATAAAATAGGTACTTCAAAACATTGGAACGGTGCAAATGTTTTCTATCAAATTGATAGTAACAACAAAGTTAGAACGGGTAAAATAATGCTTTATAATGCTATTAATGGTAAGAGAGTAAAAGAACCTTATAGTCATATTACTTGGGTTCACAAGGTTTTAAAGCATGATAATTTCAATCTTAAACAATGTTTGTTTGGTGAACATTTAATTAATACAGATATATCAAAACCAATTGCCATTTGTGAATCCGAAAAAACTGCAATAATAGCAAGTGTTTATTTACCTGAATTTATATGGCTTGCTTGTGGAGGTTTAAACAATCTTAATAAGACTAATACAAAGGTTTTAAAAGGTCGTAATGTAGTATTATTTCCTGATGCTGGATGTTATGATATATGGAATAATAAGATGCCACAATTAAGCCATTTAGCAACGTTTAAGATGTCAACATTAATAAGAGATAAAGCAACAAAAGAAGATAAAAAACAAGGCTTAGATATAGCAGATTATCTATTGAAAATACGTTAA